In Callospermophilus lateralis isolate mCalLat2 unplaced genomic scaffold, mCalLat2.hap1 Scaffold_45, whole genome shotgun sequence, a single genomic region encodes these proteins:
- the LOC143388942 gene encoding ephexin-1-like, whose product MSRGPRAPSWPPGQPAPSAAASPLPPGSPGLGVTLTLPTLLLLTNLSFPETPQCTLGSDSPFLPGFLNAPREKGLLGAPPVAGHWPAGKAGTTRWVDLLCSALRLGHHPLPCARSEMKRWMTSLAPNRRTKFVSFTSRLPDCPQAQCMHQYVAQQPDELTLELADILNILEKTEDGWIFGERLHDQERGWFPRSMTEEILNPKIRSQNLKECIRVHKMDDPQRSQNKDLRKLGSRNRQ is encoded by the exons ATGAGCCGTGGGCCCAGGGCTCCTTCCTGGCCACCCGGCCAGCCTGCTCCCTCTGCAGCTGCCTCACCACTCCCACCAGGGTCCCCAGGGCTGGGGGTCACACTAACCCTCCCCACCCTGCTGCTGCTAACAAACCTCAGCTTCCCTGAGACGCCTCAGTGCACTCTAGGGAGTGACTCCCCCTTTCTGCCTGGCTTTTTAAATGCACCCCGCGAGAAGGGCCTCCTGGGAGCTCCTCCTGTCGCAGGGCATTGGCCTGCTGGGAAGGCTGGGACCACACGCTgggtggatctgctctgctctgctctgcggTTGGGGCACCATCCTCTTCCCTGTGCCAGGAGTGAGATGAAGCGGTGGATGACCTCGCTGGCCCCCAACAGGAGAACCAAGTTTGTTTCCTTCACATCCAGGCTTCCGG aCTGCCCGCAGGCCCAGTGCATGCACCAGTATGTGGCCCAGCAGCCTGATGAGCTGACACTGGAACTGGCTGACATCCTGAACATCCTGGAGAAGACGGAAGATG GGTGGATCTTTGGGGAGCGCCTGCATGACCAGGAGAGAGGCTGGTTCCCCAGATCCATGACTGAGGAGATTCTGAACCCCAAGATCCGCTCTCAGAACCTCAAGGAATGTATCCGTGTCCACAAGATGGATGacccccagcgcagccagaacaaGGACCTCAGGAAGCTGGGCAGCCGGAATCGGCAATGA